A section of the Sedimentisphaera cyanobacteriorum genome encodes:
- the def gene encoding peptide deformylase yields the protein MIDLDKCRLTFWPEPVLLEKAQEVEKIDDNIRAFVDKMLDIMVESNGIGLAAPQANAGLRIFVVSLNADKEHARVFINPELKLSGEVTGMQEGCLSVPDINTKIERPSKAVISAANLEGERFTLDAEGLLAKCLQHENDHLNGKTIVERMSRMSKLRHKSQIDKLKADLISGQGSNG from the coding sequence ATGATAGATTTAGATAAATGCAGATTAACCTTTTGGCCGGAGCCGGTACTTCTCGAGAAGGCTCAGGAGGTTGAGAAAATAGATGATAATATACGGGCATTCGTTGATAAGATGCTTGATATTATGGTTGAATCCAACGGTATCGGTCTTGCCGCACCTCAGGCCAATGCTGGCTTAAGAATATTTGTGGTATCTCTCAACGCAGACAAAGAGCACGCAAGGGTTTTTATTAACCCAGAATTAAAGCTTTCAGGAGAGGTTACGGGTATGCAAGAGGGATGCCTTTCCGTTCCCGATATAAATACCAAGATTGAGCGGCCCTCAAAGGCCGTTATAAGCGCAGCCAACCTTGAAGGCGAACGCTTTACTTTGGATGCCGAAGGGCTTCTGGCCAAATGCCTCCAGCATGAGAACGACCATCTCAACGGCAAAACGATCGTTGAGCGGATGTCCAGAATGTCGAAATTGAGACACAAAAGCCAGATAGATAAGCTCAAAGCAGATTTAATAAGCGGGCAGGGGAGTAATGGATGA
- the fmt gene encoding methionyl-tRNA formyltransferase: MRIFFCGSSGFGLPCLEALRDSRHELVHIATQPAHKAGRGRKIRKTSVAEWAEQNSVPLTETPDINSQQTIRIAESLKPDLFVVIAFGQKVGRGFIEKARYEAINVHASLLPKYRGAAPINWALLNGEKETGVTIITLADKMDAGLMLGKKKTPIYKDDNAKSLHDRLAVLSPELLLETIDKIEDGTASYIPQDETRATLARKLKKSDGIIDWHSSAEDIANKVRAFWPWPEAQSSYLIGESGKVIKVIIADAEPVEIAESPNAEVGSLDSNMNVVCGEGALAIKMLKPENSSMMDFKAFENGRYSGSGDKFLSNQNKDE, encoded by the coding sequence ATGAGAATATTCTTTTGCGGGTCAAGCGGTTTCGGACTGCCTTGTCTGGAGGCCCTTCGAGACAGCAGGCACGAGCTTGTTCATATAGCCACTCAGCCTGCACATAAGGCGGGAAGAGGGCGAAAGATTCGGAAAACCTCTGTTGCAGAATGGGCAGAGCAAAATTCAGTTCCGCTGACAGAAACCCCGGACATCAATTCACAGCAAACAATCCGGATTGCCGAATCGCTGAAGCCCGATTTGTTCGTTGTGATAGCATTCGGGCAGAAAGTGGGCAGGGGGTTTATTGAAAAAGCCCGATACGAGGCGATAAATGTTCATGCCTCGCTGCTTCCAAAATACCGAGGCGCCGCCCCGATAAACTGGGCGCTGCTTAACGGCGAGAAAGAAACCGGCGTAACTATTATCACGCTAGCTGATAAGATGGATGCAGGCTTGATGCTCGGAAAAAAGAAGACTCCCATTTATAAGGACGACAACGCAAAAAGTCTGCACGACAGGCTCGCCGTTTTAAGCCCTGAGCTTCTGCTTGAAACAATCGACAAGATTGAAGACGGAACTGCCTCTTATATCCCGCAGGACGAGACACGCGCTACACTGGCGAGAAAACTGAAAAAATCCGACGGCATAATAGACTGGCACAGCTCCGCTGAGGACATCGCCAACAAGGTTCGTGCATTCTGGCCTTGGCCTGAGGCTCAAAGCTCATATTTAATCGGAGAAAGCGGGAAGGTGATAAAGGTTATCATCGCAGATGCTGAGCCTGTTGAAATAGCGGAAAGCCCGAATGCAGAGGTTGGAAGCCTCGACAGCAATATGAATGTCGTATGCGGCGAAGGCGCCCTTGCCATCAAAATGCTCAAGCCTGAAAACAGCAGTATGATGGATTTCAAGGCCTTTGAGAATGGCAGATACAGCGGGAGCGGAGATAAGTTTCTAAGTAACCAGAATAAAGATGAATGA